Proteins encoded by one window of Sceloporus undulatus isolate JIND9_A2432 ecotype Alabama unplaced genomic scaffold, SceUnd_v1.1 scaffold_3572, whole genome shotgun sequence:
- the LOC121918062 gene encoding anoctamin-8-like yields the protein KLFGKRLLQAGRYIMSHKSWMKTVPTENCDVLMTLSDTTDDHTLLWLLNHIRLGIPELIIQIRHHKHTRVYAFFVTATYERQVFFKLCPWSLCLLLCF from the exons ATAAATTGTTTGGGAAGCGGCTGCTTCAGGCCGGGCGCTACATCATGTCCCACAAATCCTGGATGAAAACGGTTCCCACGGAAAACTGCGACGTGCTGATGACGCTCTCAG ACACGACGGACGACCATACTCTGCTGTGGCTGCTCAACCACATCCGCTTGGGCATCCCGGAGCTCATCATCCAGATTCGGCACCACAAACACACGCGGGTTTACGCCTTCTTTGTCACGGCGACTTACGAGAGGCAAGTCTTCTTCAAGTTGTGCCCATGGAGCTTGTGTCTTCTTCTCTGTTTTTAA